One Curtobacterium herbarum genomic window carries:
- the hemB gene encoding porphobilinogen synthase — protein sequence MTGRFPQVRPRRLRATPAMRRLVAETRLHPAELVLPMFIREGATDAVDITSMPGVQQHSLDSFRRALNQAASVGIGGVNLFGVPEHKDAVGSGATDPDGILNVAIRVAKEEVGDALVVQSDLCLDEFTDHGHCGVLATDGSVDNDATLLRYRDMAVAQADAGAELVCMSGMMDGQIAAARDALDTAGHSGTALLAYAAKYASAFYGPFREAVASTLQGDRRTYQLDSGNGREGLREVEQDIEEGADIVMVKPAMSYLDVLARTADTSPVPVWAYQISGEYAMITAAAQNGWIDRDASAMEALVGIKRAGADAILTYFAVDIARKLNDEAGLRTSGSTADVAGIATTGKAPE from the coding sequence GTGACTGGACGCTTCCCCCAGGTCCGCCCCCGACGTCTCCGGGCCACCCCCGCGATGCGTCGACTCGTCGCCGAGACCCGGCTCCACCCCGCCGAGCTCGTGCTGCCGATGTTCATCCGCGAAGGCGCCACCGACGCCGTCGACATCACGAGCATGCCCGGGGTCCAGCAGCACTCCCTCGACTCGTTCCGCCGTGCCCTCAACCAGGCCGCGTCCGTCGGCATCGGGGGTGTGAACCTGTTCGGGGTGCCCGAGCACAAGGACGCCGTCGGGTCCGGCGCGACCGACCCGGACGGCATCCTCAACGTCGCGATCCGGGTGGCGAAGGAAGAGGTCGGGGACGCACTCGTCGTGCAGTCCGACCTGTGCCTCGACGAGTTCACCGACCACGGCCACTGCGGGGTACTCGCGACCGACGGCTCGGTCGACAACGACGCCACGCTCCTCCGGTACCGGGACATGGCGGTCGCGCAGGCCGACGCCGGTGCCGAGCTCGTCTGCATGAGCGGGATGATGGACGGCCAGATCGCCGCCGCACGCGACGCCCTCGACACCGCGGGTCACTCCGGCACGGCGCTCCTCGCCTACGCGGCGAAGTACGCCTCCGCCTTCTACGGGCCGTTCCGGGAGGCCGTGGCCTCCACCCTGCAGGGCGACCGCCGCACGTACCAGCTCGACTCCGGCAACGGGCGCGAGGGGCTCCGCGAGGTCGAGCAGGACATCGAGGAGGGCGCCGACATCGTCATGGTGAAGCCCGCCATGAGCTACCTCGACGTCCTCGCCCGCACCGCGGACACGTCCCCCGTGCCGGTCTGGGCGTACCAGATCTCCGGCGAGTACGCGATGATCACCGCTGCTGCCCAGAACGGCTGGATCGACCGGGACGCGAGCGCGATGGAGGCCCTCGTCGGCATCAAGCGCGCCGGTGCGGACGCGATCCTCACCTACTTCGCGGTCGACATCGCCCGCAAGCTGAACGACGAAGCGGGCCTGCGCACCTCCGGCAGCACCGCGGACGTCGCCGGCATCGCCACGACCGGGAAGGCACCCGAATGA
- a CDS encoding ferrochelatase, translated as MTDTSMITNGQPVLAATAAAASGPEHVEQPTAYDAILLAGFGGPEGQDDVIPFLRNVTRGRGIPDERLEEVAHHYRHFGGISPINAQNRALKAALETELAARGIDMPVLWGNRNWAPYLEEAFTEAADKGYTKLVAIATSAYSSFSSCRQYREDYARVLNETGLIDTIQIDKIRQFFDHPGFVRPFIDGVRDGMARAIAENDGLDVATELQVLFSTHSIPSTDAARSGPDFRGFDEHGAYEAQHLAVGQVVLDQAWAELLEQPEHAHLQGTSKPGWKLVYQSRSGPPTQPWLEPDINDYMNEELKGGPTRAVLIVPLGFVSDHMEVMWDLDEEATETAGELGYWSLRTQTPGVDPAYVSGLVDLVLERVNGTPKTERPHMTDIGPWYDVCRPGCCENVRAGFKPAAAGVAP; from the coding sequence ATGACCGACACCAGCATGATCACGAACGGCCAACCCGTCCTCGCCGCCACCGCAGCGGCCGCGTCCGGACCCGAGCACGTCGAGCAGCCGACCGCGTACGACGCGATCCTGCTCGCCGGCTTCGGCGGACCCGAAGGTCAGGACGACGTCATCCCGTTCCTCCGCAACGTCACCCGTGGCCGCGGCATCCCCGACGAGCGTCTCGAAGAGGTCGCGCACCACTACCGGCACTTCGGCGGCATCAGCCCGATCAACGCGCAGAACCGTGCGCTCAAGGCCGCGCTCGAGACCGAGCTCGCCGCACGGGGCATCGACATGCCCGTCCTCTGGGGCAACCGCAACTGGGCGCCCTACCTCGAAGAGGCGTTCACCGAGGCGGCCGACAAGGGCTACACCAAGCTCGTCGCGATCGCCACGAGTGCGTACTCGTCGTTCTCCAGCTGCCGTCAGTACCGCGAGGACTACGCCCGCGTGCTGAACGAGACCGGTCTGATCGACACGATCCAGATCGACAAGATCCGCCAGTTCTTCGACCACCCGGGCTTCGTCCGGCCGTTCATCGACGGCGTCCGTGACGGCATGGCCCGTGCGATCGCCGAGAACGACGGCCTCGACGTCGCGACCGAGCTGCAGGTGCTGTTCTCCACCCACTCGATCCCGTCGACCGACGCCGCCCGCTCCGGCCCCGACTTCCGCGGGTTCGACGAGCACGGCGCGTACGAGGCACAGCACCTCGCCGTCGGTCAGGTCGTCCTCGACCAGGCGTGGGCGGAACTGCTCGAGCAGCCCGAGCACGCGCACCTGCAGGGCACGTCGAAGCCCGGCTGGAAGCTCGTCTACCAGTCCCGCTCCGGCCCCCCGACGCAGCCCTGGCTCGAGCCGGACATCAACGACTACATGAACGAGGAGCTCAAGGGCGGCCCGACCCGCGCCGTGCTCATCGTCCCGCTCGGCTTCGTGAGCGACCACATGGAGGTCATGTGGGACCTCGACGAGGAAGCCACCGAGACCGCCGGCGAGCTCGGGTACTGGTCGCTGCGCACGCAGACGCCCGGTGTCGACCCCGCCTACGTCTCCGGCCTGGTGGACCTGGTGCTCGAGCGGGTCAACGGCACGCCGAAGACCGAGCGTCCGCACATGACGGACATCGGGCCCTGGTACGACGTCTGCCGTCCCGGGTGCTGCGAGAACGTGCGAGCGGGGTTCAAGCCCGCCGCCGCCGGCGTCGCCCCGTGA
- the hemE gene encoding uroporphyrinogen decarboxylase, protein MTDALPTTHPLADGRTAGSRLVRALRGDRPETLPVWFMRQAGRSLPEYRDLRVGTAMLDACLDPALASEITLQPVRRHGVDAGIFFSDIVVPIKLAGVDVEIVPGRGPVLGSPVRTAADVDALGRLEPEALAPISEAVARTVAELGSTPLIGFAGAPFTLAAYLVEGGPSKDHIRARTMMHADPETWSRLLDWAADVSGAFLRAQVLAGASAAQLFDSWVGSLSRADYVERVAPHSATALSHVADLGVPRIHFGVGSGEVLADMATVGGHADAVDAVGVDWRLPLDEAVRRVGTDVTVQGNIDPAMLAAPWDVLEAHVRSVVRRGGVARAHVVNLGHGVPPETDPDVLTRVVELVHSLGDGTDEAGSAAA, encoded by the coding sequence GTGACCGACGCGCTCCCGACCACCCATCCGCTCGCCGACGGCCGCACCGCGGGCTCCCGGCTCGTCCGGGCACTCCGGGGCGACCGACCGGAGACGCTGCCGGTCTGGTTCATGCGCCAGGCGGGTCGCTCGCTGCCCGAGTACCGCGACCTGCGGGTCGGTACAGCCATGCTCGACGCGTGCCTCGACCCGGCCCTGGCGTCCGAGATCACCCTGCAGCCGGTCCGTCGGCACGGGGTCGACGCCGGCATCTTCTTCAGCGACATCGTCGTGCCCATCAAGCTCGCGGGCGTGGACGTCGAGATCGTCCCCGGTCGCGGCCCGGTCCTCGGTTCCCCGGTCCGGACCGCGGCGGACGTCGACGCCCTCGGCCGGCTCGAGCCGGAGGCCCTGGCACCGATCTCCGAGGCCGTCGCCCGCACGGTCGCCGAGCTGGGCAGCACGCCCCTCATCGGGTTCGCCGGCGCACCCTTCACCCTGGCCGCCTACCTGGTCGAGGGCGGCCCGTCGAAGGACCACATCCGTGCCCGCACGATGATGCACGCCGACCCGGAGACCTGGTCGCGCCTGCTGGACTGGGCCGCCGACGTGTCGGGGGCGTTCCTCCGTGCCCAGGTGCTCGCCGGCGCCTCGGCCGCGCAGCTGTTCGACTCGTGGGTCGGCTCCCTGTCCCGGGCCGACTACGTCGAGCGGGTCGCACCGCACTCGGCGACCGCGCTGTCCCACGTCGCCGACCTCGGCGTCCCGCGCATCCACTTCGGTGTCGGCAGCGGCGAGGTCCTGGCCGACATGGCGACGGTCGGCGGCCACGCGGACGCGGTCGACGCGGTCGGCGTGGACTGGCGCCTGCCGCTCGACGAGGCCGTGCGGCGCGTCGGCACCGACGTCACCGTGCAGGGCAACATCGACCCGGCGATGCTCGCGGCCCCGTGGGACGTCCTCGAGGCCCACGTGCGCTCGGTCGTCCGGCGCGGTGGCGTGGCCCGGGCACACGTGGTGAACCTCGGCCACGGGGTGCCGCCGGAGACCGACCCGGACGTGCTGACCCGCGTCGTGGAACTCGTGCACTCGCTCGGCGACGGGACGGACGAGGCCGGGAGCGCCGCCGCATGA
- a CDS encoding uroporphyrinogen-III synthase — MLVPRGGAWGDRVAESARARGLDPVVVPLITDEPPADTGALDAAIAELAAAAAAASAAAAVAGAGAPGAARPAAPWLVVTSATTVRVLVGRMAGLPSGVRVAAVGTATARAARAAGWPVDLVPDDASAAGLVAALPDTVGLVVHPRSDLAAPTLADGLRERDIPVVDVVAYRTVGTGDEPLTLDPAPDVVLVTSGSVAREVARRLTPLAPRTRIACIGPGTATETRAAGLPVHVVAAERSAEALLDAVVESLAPHPEQEGHS, encoded by the coding sequence GTGCTCGTGCCGCGCGGTGGTGCGTGGGGCGACCGGGTCGCCGAGTCCGCCCGGGCACGGGGGCTCGACCCGGTGGTGGTGCCGCTCATCACGGACGAGCCGCCGGCTGACACCGGCGCGCTCGACGCGGCGATCGCCGAGCTGGCAGCAGCAGCCGCAGCAGCAAGCGCAGCCGCCGCAGTAGCCGGAGCCGGCGCCCCCGGCGCTGCCCGCCCCGCCGCCCCCTGGCTCGTGGTGACCAGCGCGACCACCGTGCGGGTGCTCGTCGGACGCATGGCGGGCCTCCCGTCCGGCGTCCGCGTCGCCGCCGTCGGCACCGCGACCGCACGGGCGGCCCGCGCGGCCGGCTGGCCCGTCGACCTGGTGCCGGACGACGCCTCGGCCGCCGGACTGGTGGCGGCCCTGCCCGACACCGTCGGACTCGTGGTGCACCCACGCTCGGACCTCGCCGCACCGACCCTGGCGGACGGCCTGCGGGAGCGGGACATCCCGGTCGTCGACGTCGTCGCGTACCGTACCGTGGGGACCGGCGACGAGCCGCTCACCCTCGACCCGGCGCCGGACGTCGTCCTCGTGACGAGCGGCAGCGTCGCTCGCGAAGTCGCCCGCCGACTCACCCCCCTGGCCCCGCGGACCCGGATCGCCTGCATCGGCCCCGGCACCGCCACCGAGACCCGCGCCGCCGGACTGCCCGTGCACGTCGTCGCGGCCGAGCGGTCCGCCGAAGCCCTCCTCGACGCCGTCGTCGAGTCCCTCGCCCCACACCCCGAACAGGAAGGTCACTCGTGA
- the hemC gene encoding hydroxymethylbilane synthase: MTGGSTPKDPAPKDRASRTASGAQTAIRLGTRASRLAVAQSQDIADRLAKVSGRPVELVTVTSEGDTNRASLASLGGTGVFASALREALVAHEVDVLVHSLKDLPTAPYPGLTIGAVPKRADARDVLVARNGATVETLPEGATVGTGSPRRAAQLRADRPDLDVVDIRGNIDTRLARVEDDLDAIVLAAAGLGRIGRLDAATELLDLGFWPSAPGQGALAVEIRADEDDRNLLAALRKIEHAPTRLTVTAEREILAKLEAGCSAPIGATAVIDAEMLLVSATVYSPDGSEYRTASHAAMLDGSAQDRLDEALSVAGRVADELLENGAAELADLPATSGPGTDEPDTGHTAGPGLATPAE; this comes from the coding sequence GTGACCGGCGGCTCCACACCGAAGGACCCAGCACCGAAGGACCGCGCTTCCCGGACGGCGTCGGGCGCGCAGACCGCGATCCGGCTCGGCACCCGTGCCAGTCGGCTCGCGGTCGCCCAGTCGCAGGACATCGCCGACCGGCTGGCGAAGGTGTCCGGCCGGCCGGTGGAACTCGTCACCGTGACCAGCGAGGGCGACACGAACCGTGCCTCCCTGGCGTCGCTCGGTGGCACCGGCGTGTTCGCGTCGGCGCTCCGTGAGGCCCTCGTCGCGCACGAGGTCGACGTCCTCGTGCACTCCCTCAAGGACCTGCCGACCGCGCCGTACCCGGGCCTGACGATCGGGGCGGTGCCGAAGCGCGCCGACGCCCGCGACGTCCTGGTCGCGCGGAACGGTGCGACCGTCGAGACCCTGCCCGAGGGCGCGACCGTCGGCACCGGGTCGCCCCGCCGCGCCGCACAGCTCCGCGCCGACCGACCGGACCTCGACGTCGTCGACATCCGCGGCAACATCGACACCCGGCTCGCCCGCGTCGAGGACGACCTCGACGCGATCGTGCTCGCCGCCGCCGGACTCGGCCGCATCGGTCGACTCGACGCCGCGACCGAGCTGCTCGACCTGGGCTTCTGGCCGAGCGCACCCGGACAGGGTGCCCTGGCCGTGGAGATCCGCGCCGACGAGGACGACCGGAACCTGCTCGCCGCCCTGCGGAAGATCGAGCACGCTCCGACCCGACTCACCGTCACGGCGGAGCGCGAGATCCTGGCGAAGCTCGAGGCCGGCTGCTCCGCCCCGATCGGTGCGACCGCGGTCATCGACGCCGAGATGCTCCTGGTGTCCGCGACGGTGTACAGCCCGGACGGGTCCGAGTACCGGACGGCCTCGCACGCGGCGATGCTCGACGGCTCCGCGCAGGACCGTCTCGACGAAGCGCTGTCGGTCGCCGGCCGGGTCGCCGACGAACTCCTCGAGAACGGTGCTGCCGAGCTCGCCGACCTGCCCGCCACGAGCGGGCCCGGAACCGACGAACCGGACACCGGGCACACCGCCGGCCCCGGGCTGGCGACCCCGGCCGAGTAG
- a CDS encoding protoporphyrinogen/coproporphyrinogen oxidase — MTDVVVVGGGVAGLVAARDLAKGGAHVVLLEASGELGGMIRRHTVAGLDLDMAADSFATRTDAVSSLAIELGLGNDIVSPDPRGAWLMTRDGRTAPIPSTGLLGIPGTPMAADVIAVVGGPAALRAQMDALLPSPVGARATSLGAMVRSRMGAKVLDDLVVPVVAGVHSTHPDDLDPDRVAPGLRAALQREGSLARAVLALRKRAVAGSAVQGLRGGIARLVDELVADLDTYRVDVRLHTRVTRVERAAVEATSADGRTERLAADHVVATVADPARTAAPRRSGIELLTLVVDRPELDAAPRGTGMLVHPAATGVAAKALTHASVKWPWLAERAAGRHVLRLSYALPPAGAGQATGAADATGADPVATSLPVDPTGPVSTRATGDASALLGLRVGPEHVVGAARVLWHGPDAEAAGLAEGVVGIGEASSGRGLSGIVTAARRAAERILDS, encoded by the coding sequence ATGACCGACGTCGTCGTGGTCGGGGGCGGGGTCGCCGGGCTCGTCGCCGCGCGGGACCTGGCGAAGGGCGGCGCGCACGTCGTGCTGCTCGAGGCGTCGGGGGAACTCGGCGGCATGATCCGTCGGCACACCGTCGCCGGGCTCGACCTCGACATGGCCGCGGACTCCTTCGCCACCCGGACGGACGCCGTGTCCTCGCTGGCGATCGAGCTCGGCCTGGGCAACGACATCGTCTCGCCGGATCCGCGCGGTGCGTGGCTGATGACCCGCGACGGCCGCACCGCCCCGATCCCCTCGACCGGACTGCTCGGGATCCCGGGGACCCCGATGGCCGCGGACGTCATCGCCGTCGTCGGCGGTCCCGCGGCACTCCGCGCGCAGATGGACGCGCTGCTGCCCTCGCCGGTCGGTGCGCGGGCGACGTCGCTCGGTGCGATGGTCCGGAGCCGGATGGGTGCGAAGGTCCTCGACGACCTGGTCGTGCCGGTCGTCGCGGGCGTGCACTCCACCCACCCGGACGACCTGGACCCGGACCGGGTCGCGCCCGGGCTGCGTGCGGCGCTGCAGCGCGAGGGCTCGCTGGCGCGTGCGGTGCTCGCCCTCCGGAAGCGTGCCGTGGCGGGCTCCGCGGTGCAGGGCCTCCGCGGCGGGATCGCCCGCCTGGTCGACGAGCTCGTCGCCGACCTCGACACCTACCGCGTCGACGTCCGGCTGCACACCCGGGTGACGCGCGTCGAACGGGCCGCGGTCGAGGCCACCTCCGCCGACGGTCGGACCGAACGACTGGCGGCGGACCACGTGGTCGCCACGGTCGCCGACCCCGCCCGGACGGCGGCGCCCCGGCGGTCCGGCATCGAGCTGCTCACCCTGGTGGTCGACCGGCCGGAGCTGGACGCCGCCCCCCGCGGCACCGGCATGCTCGTGCACCCCGCAGCGACGGGCGTCGCCGCGAAGGCGCTGACGCACGCGAGTGTCAAGTGGCCGTGGCTGGCCGAACGTGCAGCCGGGAGGCACGTCCTCCGTCTCAGCTACGCCCTGCCCCCGGCAGGTGCCGGCCAGGCGACCGGCGCTGCCGACGCGACGGGCGCGGACCCGGTCGCCACGAGCCTCCCGGTCGACCCCACCGGACCGGTGAGCACGCGCGCCACCGGCGACGCGTCCGCGCTGCTCGGTCTGCGCGTCGGACCGGAGCACGTCGTCGGCGCCGCGCGGGTGCTGTGGCACGGACCGGACGCCGAGGCGGCCGGGCTCGCGGAGGGGGTCGTCGGCATCGGTGAGGCCTCGTCCGGACGGGGGCTGTCCGGCATCGTGACGGCTGCCCGGCGGGCGGCTGAGCGCATCCTGGATTCCTGA
- the hemQ gene encoding hydrogen peroxide-dependent heme synthase, which yields MSTDVPTPAAHAAAATTAAVDTSAAHETDPASGIDPNLLTAYALWAVFRRPVGAVARGGDDSVAELDAVVAAGAERGVTIRGFYDVSGFRADADVMIWLHGDDAQAIQAVLREIRRTALFQDAEPVWHAMAMHREAEFNKRHTPAFLRGKDPEAWITVYPFVRSYEWYLLPEDERSKMLRDHGVAGAKYRRVLTNTIASFALGDYEWILPLESPDLVDLVDLMRDLRYTEARMHVREEVPFYTGRRVTTAELPEVLS from the coding sequence ATGAGCACTGACGTGCCCACACCAGCAGCCCACGCTGCCGCAGCCACCACTGCGGCAGTCGACACCAGCGCAGCGCACGAGACGGATCCCGCGTCCGGGATCGACCCGAACCTGCTCACCGCCTACGCCCTGTGGGCGGTGTTCCGCCGTCCGGTCGGCGCGGTCGCCCGTGGCGGTGACGACTCCGTCGCCGAACTCGACGCCGTCGTCGCCGCCGGTGCCGAGCGCGGTGTCACCATCCGCGGCTTCTACGACGTCTCCGGCTTCCGCGCCGACGCCGACGTCATGATCTGGCTGCACGGTGACGACGCGCAGGCGATCCAGGCGGTGCTGCGCGAGATCCGTCGAACGGCGCTGTTCCAGGACGCCGAGCCGGTCTGGCACGCGATGGCCATGCACCGCGAAGCCGAGTTCAACAAGCGGCACACGCCGGCCTTCCTCCGCGGCAAGGACCCCGAGGCCTGGATCACGGTGTACCCGTTCGTCCGGTCCTACGAGTGGTACCTGCTGCCCGAGGACGAGCGCTCGAAGATGCTGCGCGACCACGGTGTCGCCGGCGCCAAGTACCGCCGCGTGCTCACGAACACCATCGCCTCCTTCGCCCTCGGCGACTACGAGTGGATCCTGCCGCTCGAGAGCCCCGACCTGGTCGACCTCGTCGACCTGATGCGCGACCTCCGCTACACCGAGGCCCGCATGCACGTCCGCGAAGAAGTGCCCTTCTACACGGGTCGTCGCGTGACGACCGCCGAACTCCCGGAGGTGCTGTCATGA
- a CDS encoding phage holin family protein, translating to MTDIRDRKSRSLFGLVKDLPDLVKDLVKGEISLLKAEMIGKAKVFGIAAGILVAALVIVLYAIGVLLTAAVMGLATVMPAWLAALLLGVLMLIVAGILGLVGWKRLKKGLPITPKRTIASVKNDVNAVKGLGKKPTPETQRGSRKPDVDGRF from the coding sequence ATGACCGACATACGCGACCGGAAGTCGCGGTCGCTGTTCGGCCTCGTCAAGGACCTGCCCGACCTCGTCAAGGACCTGGTGAAGGGCGAGATCTCGCTCCTCAAGGCCGAGATGATCGGCAAGGCGAAGGTCTTCGGCATCGCGGCGGGCATCCTGGTGGCCGCCCTCGTCATCGTGCTGTACGCGATCGGCGTGCTCCTCACCGCAGCGGTGATGGGCCTGGCCACCGTGATGCCCGCGTGGCTGGCGGCACTGCTGCTCGGCGTGCTGATGCTCATCGTCGCCGGGATCCTGGGTCTCGTCGGCTGGAAGCGCCTGAAGAAGGGGCTGCCGATCACGCCGAAGCGCACGATCGCCAGCGTCAAGAACGACGTCAACGCCGTCAAGGGCCTGGGCAAGAAGCCGACCCCCGAGACGCAGCGCGGCTCCCGCAAGCCCGACGTCGACGGCCGGTTCTGA
- a CDS encoding DUF3618 domain-containing protein: MTDPKDEHGDIADRVAATRAQLFDTLDAIEDKLNVPKQLGIAASKVKRGVDENPVPYLAGLAAGVAVVGGIVVAALRRR, translated from the coding sequence GTGACCGACCCCAAGGACGAGCACGGCGACATCGCCGACCGTGTCGCCGCCACCCGTGCCCAGCTCTTCGACACGCTCGACGCGATCGAGGACAAGCTCAACGTCCCGAAGCAGCTCGGCATCGCGGCGTCGAAGGTGAAGCGCGGCGTCGACGAGAACCCGGTGCCGTACCTGGCCGGGCTCGCAGCGGGAGTGGCAGTGGTCGGGGGTATCGTCGTAGCGGCGCTCCGACGACGGTGA